The Elephas maximus indicus isolate mEleMax1 chromosome 19, mEleMax1 primary haplotype, whole genome shotgun sequence genome contains a region encoding:
- the RHBDF2 gene encoding inactive rhomboid protein 2 isoform X2 → MASADKNGGSVSSGSSSRLQSRKPPNLSITIPPLETQAPEEQDSMLPKRPKVPAYLKSVSLQEPRGRWPDSSAEKRPGFRRQASLSQSIRKGTAQWFGVSGDWEGKRQSWQRKSLHHCSVRYGKLKASCQRDLELPSQEVPSFQGTESPKPCKMPKIVDPLARGRAFRHPDEVDRPHAPHPPLTPGVLSLTSFTSIRSGHSHLPRRKRMSVAHMSFQAAAALLKGRSVLDVAGQQPRVVKCSFAYPSFLDEDVVDGADTFDSSFFSKEEMSSMPDDVFESPPISASCLRGLPHSASPVSPEGVQIPLREYGRSVVPAARRGKRIASKVKHFAFDRKKRYYGLGMVGNWLNRSYRRSISSTVQRQLESFDSHRPYFTYWLTFVHVIITLLVICTYGIAPLGFAQHVTTQLVLRNKGVYESVKYIQQENFWVGPSSIDLIHLGAKFSPCIRKDQQIVQLVRREQDLERDSGCCVQNDHSGCIQTQRKDCSETLATFVKWQGDTGPPMDKSDQGQKRTSGAVCHQDPRTCEEPASSGAHIWPDDITKWPICTEQSRSNHTGFLHVDCQIKGRPCCIGTKGSCEITTREYCEFMHGYFHEEATLCSQVHCLDKVCGLLPFLNPEVPDQFYRLWLSLFLHAGVVHCLVSVVFQMTILRDLEKLAGWHRISIIFILSGITGNLASAIFLPYRAEVGPAGSQFGLLACLFVELIQSWQLLERPWKAFLNLSAIVFFLFICGLLPWIDNIAHIFGFLSGLLLAFAFLPYITFGTSDKYRKRALILVSLLVFAGLFTSLVIWLYVYPINWPWVEYLTCFPFTSHFCEKYELDQVLH, encoded by the exons ATGGCCTCTGCTGACAAGAATGGCGGGAGTGTCTCCTCCGGGTCCAGCAGCCGCCTACAGAGCCGGAAGCCGCCCAACCTGTCTATCACCATCCCGCCGCTTGAGACCCAGGCCCCTGAAGAGCAGGACAGCATGCTGCCCAAG AGGCCCAAGGTTCCCGCCTACTTGAAGAGCGTTAGCCTGCAGGAGCCTCGGGGACGATGGCCAGACAGCAGCGCCGAGAAGCGCCCCGGCTTCCGCCGCCAGGCCTCCCTGTCCCAGAGCATCCGCAA GGGCACAGCCCAGTGGTTTGGGGTCAGCGGCGACTGGGAAGGAAAGAGGCAGAGCTGGCAACGTAAAAGCCTGCACCACTGCAGCGTGCGCTACGGCAAGCTGAAAGCCTCCTGCCAGCGTGACCTGGAGCTGCCCAGCCAGGAGGTGCCTTCCTTCCAGGGCACCGAGTCTCCCAAACCCTGCAAGATGCCCAAG ATCGTGGACCCGTTGGCCCGGGGCCGGGCCTTCCGCCACCCCGATGAGGTGGACCGGCCCCACGCCCCACACCCACCACTGACCCCAGGCGtcctctccctcacctccttcaccAGCATCCGCTCTGGCCATTCCCACCTGCCCCGCCGCAAGAGGATGTCTGTGGCTCACATGAGCTTTCAAGCTGCCGCCGCCCTCCTCAAG GGGCGCTCGGTGTTGGATGTTGCTGGACAGCAGCCCCGGGTAGTCAAGTGCAGCTTCGCCTACCCCAGCTTCCTGGACGAGGATGTGGTTGACGGGGCAGACACATTTGACTCCTCTTTTTTTAGTAAG GAAGAAATGAGCTCCATGCCCGATGATGTGTTTGAATCTCCCCCCATCTCTGCCAGCTGCCTGCGAGGGCTCCCGCACTCAGCCTCCCCAGTCTCCCCCGAGGGGGTGCAGATCCCTCT GAGGGAGTATGGCCGCTCGGTGGTCCCAGCGGCCAGGCGTGGCAAGCGCATTGCCTCCAAGGTGAAGCACTTTGCCTTCGACCGGAAGAAGCGGTACTATGGCCTGGGCATGGTGGGCAACTGGCTGAACCGCAGCTACCGCCGCAGCATCAGCAGCACCGTGCAGCGGCAGTTGGAGAGCTTTGACAGCCACCG GCCATACTTCACCTACTGGCTGACCTTCGTCCACGTCATCATCACACTGCTGGTCATCTGCACATACGGGATTGCGCCCCTAGGCTTTGCCCAGCATGTCACCACCCAGCTG GTGCTAAGGAACAAAGGTGTGTACGAGAGCGTCAAGTACATCCAGCAGGAGAACTTCTGGGTCGGCCCCAGCTCG ATCGATTTAATCCACCTGGGCGCCAAGTTCTCCCCCTGCATCCGGAAGGACCAACAGATTGTGCAGCTGGTGCGGCGGGAGCAAGACCTGGAGCGGGACTCGGGCTGCTGCGTTCAGAACGACCACTCAGGCTGCATCCAGACCCAGCGCAAGGACTGCTCG GAGACTTTGGCCACTTTTGTCAAGTGGCAGGGTGACACCGGGCCCCCCATGGACAAGTCTGACCAGGGCCAGAAGCGGACGTCGGGGGCTGTGTGTCACCAAGACCCCAG AACCTGTGAGGAGCCTGCCTCCAGCGGTGCTCACATCTGGCCAGATGACATCACCAAGTGGCCG ATTTGCACAGAGCAGTCCAGGAGCAACCATACAGGCTTTCTGCATGTGGACTGCCAGATCAAGGGCCGGCCCTGCTGCATTGGCACCAAGGGCAG CTGTGAGATCACCACCCGGGAGTACTGTGAGTTCATGCACGGTTATTTCCACGAAGAAgccacgctctgctcccag GTGCACTGCTTAGATAAGGTGTGTGGGCTGCTGCCCTTCCTCAACCCTGAGGTCCCTGATCAGTTCTACCGGCTCTGGCTGTCTCTATTCCTGCATGCTGG TGTGGTGCACTGCCTGGTGTCCGTGGTCTTCCAAATGACCATTCTGCGGGACCTGGAGAAGCTGGCCGGCTGGCACCGCATCTCCATCATCTTCATTCTGAGTGGCATCACTGGCAACCTCGCTAGCGCCATCTTCCTGCCATACCGGGCAGAG GTGGGCCCAGCGGGCTCGCAGTTCGGCCTTCTGGCCTGCCTCTTCGTGGAGCTGATCCAGAGCTGGCAGCTGCTGGAACGGCCCTGGAAAGCATTCCTGAACCTTTCGGCCATCGTGTTCTTCCTGTTCATCTGTGGCCTCCTGCCCTGGATCGATAACATTGCCCACATTTTTGGCTTCCTCAGCGGCCTGCTGCTGGCCTTTGCCTTCCTGCCCTACATCACCTTCGGCACCAGCGATAAGTACCGCAAGCGTGCCCTCATCCTGGTGTCCCTGCTGGTCTTTGCCGGCCTCTTCACCTCGCTGGTCATCTGGCTCTACGTCTACCCCATCAACTGGCCCTGGGTCGAGTACCTCACCTGCTTCCCCTTTACCAGCCACTTCTGTGAGAAGTACGAGCTGGACCAGGTGCTGCACTGA
- the AANAT gene encoding serotonin N-acetyltransferase, translating into MSTQSVHALKLATLWLPPEVPDSPSRQRRHTLPASEFRCLTPEDATSVFEIEWEAFISVSGLCTLYLDEIRHFLIMCPELSLGWFEEGRLVAFIIGSLWDEERLTQESLTLHRPGGRTAHLHVLAVNHNFRQQGKGSVLLWRYLQHLGRQPALCRVVLMCEDPLVPFYEKFGFRAVGPCAVTLGSLAFTELQCSLRGHAFLRRNRGC; encoded by the exons ATGTCCACGCAGAGTGTCCACGCCTTGAAGCTGGCCACCCTGTGGCTCCCGCCTGAGGTCCCCGACTCCCCAAGCCGCCAGCGTCGCCACACACTCCCGGCGAGCGAGTTCCGCTGCCTCACCCCAGAGGATGCCACCAGCGTGTTTGAGATCGAGTGGGAAG CCTTCATTTCCGTCTCTGGCCTCTGCACCCTGTACCTGGATGAGATCCGGCACTTCCTGATTATGTGTCCAGAGCTATCCCTGGGCTGGTTCGAGGAGGGCCGCCTTGTTGCCTTCATCATTGGCTCACTGTGGGACGAGGAGAGACTCACTCAG GAGTCGCTGACGCTGCACAGGCCCGGGGGCCGCACAGCCCACCTGCACGTGCTGGCTGTGAACCACAACTTCCGGCAGCAGGGCAAGGGCTCCGTCCTGCTGTGGCGCTACCTGCAGCACCTGGGCAGGCAGCCGGCCTTGTGCCGCGTCGTGCTCATGTGTGAGGACCCACTGGTGCCCTTCTACGAGAAGTTTGGCTTCCGGGCCGTGGGCCCCTGCGCAGTCACCCTGGGCTCCCTGGCCTTCACCGAGCTCCAGTGCAGCCTGCGTGGCCACGCCTTCCTGCGCAGGAACAGGGGCTGCTGA
- the RHBDF2 gene encoding inactive rhomboid protein 2 isoform X1: protein MASADKNGGSVSSGSSSRLQSRKPPNLSITIPPLETQAPEEQDSMLPKRPKVPAYLKSVSLQEPRGRWPDSSAEKRPGFRRQASLSQSIRKGTAQWFGVSGDWEGKRQSWQRKSLHHCSVRYGKLKASCQRDLELPSQEVPSFQGTESPKPCKMPKIVDPLARGRAFRHPDEVDRPHAPHPPLTPGVLSLTSFTSIRSGHSHLPRRKRMSVAHMSFQAAAALLKGRSVLDVAGQQPRVVKCSFAYPSFLDEDVVDGADTFDSSFFSKEEMSSMPDDVFESPPISASCLRGLPHSASPVSPEGVQIPLRREYGRSVVPAARRGKRIASKVKHFAFDRKKRYYGLGMVGNWLNRSYRRSISSTVQRQLESFDSHRPYFTYWLTFVHVIITLLVICTYGIAPLGFAQHVTTQLVLRNKGVYESVKYIQQENFWVGPSSIDLIHLGAKFSPCIRKDQQIVQLVRREQDLERDSGCCVQNDHSGCIQTQRKDCSETLATFVKWQGDTGPPMDKSDQGQKRTSGAVCHQDPRTCEEPASSGAHIWPDDITKWPICTEQSRSNHTGFLHVDCQIKGRPCCIGTKGSCEITTREYCEFMHGYFHEEATLCSQVHCLDKVCGLLPFLNPEVPDQFYRLWLSLFLHAGVVHCLVSVVFQMTILRDLEKLAGWHRISIIFILSGITGNLASAIFLPYRAEVGPAGSQFGLLACLFVELIQSWQLLERPWKAFLNLSAIVFFLFICGLLPWIDNIAHIFGFLSGLLLAFAFLPYITFGTSDKYRKRALILVSLLVFAGLFTSLVIWLYVYPINWPWVEYLTCFPFTSHFCEKYELDQVLH from the exons ATGGCCTCTGCTGACAAGAATGGCGGGAGTGTCTCCTCCGGGTCCAGCAGCCGCCTACAGAGCCGGAAGCCGCCCAACCTGTCTATCACCATCCCGCCGCTTGAGACCCAGGCCCCTGAAGAGCAGGACAGCATGCTGCCCAAG AGGCCCAAGGTTCCCGCCTACTTGAAGAGCGTTAGCCTGCAGGAGCCTCGGGGACGATGGCCAGACAGCAGCGCCGAGAAGCGCCCCGGCTTCCGCCGCCAGGCCTCCCTGTCCCAGAGCATCCGCAA GGGCACAGCCCAGTGGTTTGGGGTCAGCGGCGACTGGGAAGGAAAGAGGCAGAGCTGGCAACGTAAAAGCCTGCACCACTGCAGCGTGCGCTACGGCAAGCTGAAAGCCTCCTGCCAGCGTGACCTGGAGCTGCCCAGCCAGGAGGTGCCTTCCTTCCAGGGCACCGAGTCTCCCAAACCCTGCAAGATGCCCAAG ATCGTGGACCCGTTGGCCCGGGGCCGGGCCTTCCGCCACCCCGATGAGGTGGACCGGCCCCACGCCCCACACCCACCACTGACCCCAGGCGtcctctccctcacctccttcaccAGCATCCGCTCTGGCCATTCCCACCTGCCCCGCCGCAAGAGGATGTCTGTGGCTCACATGAGCTTTCAAGCTGCCGCCGCCCTCCTCAAG GGGCGCTCGGTGTTGGATGTTGCTGGACAGCAGCCCCGGGTAGTCAAGTGCAGCTTCGCCTACCCCAGCTTCCTGGACGAGGATGTGGTTGACGGGGCAGACACATTTGACTCCTCTTTTTTTAGTAAG GAAGAAATGAGCTCCATGCCCGATGATGTGTTTGAATCTCCCCCCATCTCTGCCAGCTGCCTGCGAGGGCTCCCGCACTCAGCCTCCCCAGTCTCCCCCGAGGGGGTGCAGATCCCTCT CAGGAGGGAGTATGGCCGCTCGGTGGTCCCAGCGGCCAGGCGTGGCAAGCGCATTGCCTCCAAGGTGAAGCACTTTGCCTTCGACCGGAAGAAGCGGTACTATGGCCTGGGCATGGTGGGCAACTGGCTGAACCGCAGCTACCGCCGCAGCATCAGCAGCACCGTGCAGCGGCAGTTGGAGAGCTTTGACAGCCACCG GCCATACTTCACCTACTGGCTGACCTTCGTCCACGTCATCATCACACTGCTGGTCATCTGCACATACGGGATTGCGCCCCTAGGCTTTGCCCAGCATGTCACCACCCAGCTG GTGCTAAGGAACAAAGGTGTGTACGAGAGCGTCAAGTACATCCAGCAGGAGAACTTCTGGGTCGGCCCCAGCTCG ATCGATTTAATCCACCTGGGCGCCAAGTTCTCCCCCTGCATCCGGAAGGACCAACAGATTGTGCAGCTGGTGCGGCGGGAGCAAGACCTGGAGCGGGACTCGGGCTGCTGCGTTCAGAACGACCACTCAGGCTGCATCCAGACCCAGCGCAAGGACTGCTCG GAGACTTTGGCCACTTTTGTCAAGTGGCAGGGTGACACCGGGCCCCCCATGGACAAGTCTGACCAGGGCCAGAAGCGGACGTCGGGGGCTGTGTGTCACCAAGACCCCAG AACCTGTGAGGAGCCTGCCTCCAGCGGTGCTCACATCTGGCCAGATGACATCACCAAGTGGCCG ATTTGCACAGAGCAGTCCAGGAGCAACCATACAGGCTTTCTGCATGTGGACTGCCAGATCAAGGGCCGGCCCTGCTGCATTGGCACCAAGGGCAG CTGTGAGATCACCACCCGGGAGTACTGTGAGTTCATGCACGGTTATTTCCACGAAGAAgccacgctctgctcccag GTGCACTGCTTAGATAAGGTGTGTGGGCTGCTGCCCTTCCTCAACCCTGAGGTCCCTGATCAGTTCTACCGGCTCTGGCTGTCTCTATTCCTGCATGCTGG TGTGGTGCACTGCCTGGTGTCCGTGGTCTTCCAAATGACCATTCTGCGGGACCTGGAGAAGCTGGCCGGCTGGCACCGCATCTCCATCATCTTCATTCTGAGTGGCATCACTGGCAACCTCGCTAGCGCCATCTTCCTGCCATACCGGGCAGAG GTGGGCCCAGCGGGCTCGCAGTTCGGCCTTCTGGCCTGCCTCTTCGTGGAGCTGATCCAGAGCTGGCAGCTGCTGGAACGGCCCTGGAAAGCATTCCTGAACCTTTCGGCCATCGTGTTCTTCCTGTTCATCTGTGGCCTCCTGCCCTGGATCGATAACATTGCCCACATTTTTGGCTTCCTCAGCGGCCTGCTGCTGGCCTTTGCCTTCCTGCCCTACATCACCTTCGGCACCAGCGATAAGTACCGCAAGCGTGCCCTCATCCTGGTGTCCCTGCTGGTCTTTGCCGGCCTCTTCACCTCGCTGGTCATCTGGCTCTACGTCTACCCCATCAACTGGCCCTGGGTCGAGTACCTCACCTGCTTCCCCTTTACCAGCCACTTCTGTGAGAAGTACGAGCTGGACCAGGTGCTGCACTGA